AAAGAAACAGGAGTAGCTTCTCTTGTTTTTTCAGGAGGCGAACCATTAATTAGAGATGACTTTTTTACAATTGCTAGTTATTCCAATAAACTGGGTTTTGCGACGTCTCTTGCAACAAATGGAACGCTATTAGATGAGGATATGGCTAAGAATATCAAAGAATCTGGAATAAGCTATGTAGAAATAAGCATATTTAGTTCTATTGAAGAAACAAATGATGCCCACAGGAAAAATGATTCTTTTATGAAATCTATAAATGCTATTAAATTCTGTAAAGAACAAGGTATTACAGTTGGCTTATCTCTGACTCTTACTAGCCTCGTAAAAGATGAGGTATCAAGCTTTTTAGAACTTGCAAAAAATACGGGCACTGATGTGTGTATATTCCTAAATTATGTCCCACATGGAAATGGAAATGACCCTCTGGCCCTAAATAATGGGGACAAAGAAAAAGTTCTAATTGAAATATTAAACAAGCGCAATGAATATGATCAATACTTTAGAAAAATTGTAGTGCTACAAGCCCCAGAAATTTCTCAGCTCCATTTTGAAAAACAAAATAATAAAGAACTCATGCAGATTGGATTTACTAAATTTGATAAACCCGGATGGGGCAGATTTATAGAATATGTTGGGGGATGCTCTGCAGGAAGATTTCTTTTGGCAGTATCTAATGAAGGAGCTATTATGCCCTGCCCTTTTCTTAGAATGGATTTGGGCAATGTTCTAGAAGTGGATCTTGATTCAATATGGAGAGATAACATTGCATTGACTCAAATGAGAGACAGAAAAAGATGGGAAGGCAAGTGTGGAACTTGCAAATACAAAATAGTTTGTGGCGGATGCAGGGCTAGAGCCTATATTAACTCAAAAAACATACTTGCTGAAGATCCGTCCTGCTCTTATACCGGCTTTTAACTCAATTAGGGCGGGCTATTCAACTAAAATACTCTATTCTAGAAACCCTCATCACTCTATTTTTAAAAACCTCAAAAAATTCAAAAATTCAATTTTGTAACAATATATATTATTTATTATATATGATTAAATAATTATTGCATTTATTTTTAAAAATTTTAGGCTATACTAAAATTGCTATTTTTGAAAAATCAGCTTAAAAATTGCCTGAAGCCGAGCCATAAAAATTTCAAAAAATCATGAAAATAACAATATATATGCCATATAATATATTTTTGAATAATTATTGCACTAATTAAAATTTTAGATATTCCTAATTTTAAATTATCTAAGGATCTTGAGATTGAAACCCAATTACCATGTTTTTTTGTAGTTTCTTCTTGCAAAGCTACTCCATTGAACTCACTGTTTCCTAGTCGTATTTTACTTGTGCAAAGTACCCTAGTTTCTTTGAATAATCGAGTAACGTGAGAAAAATGCAAACACTCTGCTTTATATTCATATAATAACAATTAGCATAAATTGCAATAATTTTATAAAATTATATAATATAGAATATAATAATGAATAATAATTGCAATTACCAATTAACATTAAGTTAAAGATTATTATTGAAATTGGATTACCAAAAATTTTTTACAGAATTTTTAAAATGAAAATGGAATCGGAATTCATTTACCAACTTTTTATAGGGGATAAAAATAAATACTTTGCCGCCCTAAGTAATAAGGTGAGAATATGGGATTAATGTCTTGGATAGATAAAAAATCAGGAAAATTAAGCGCCTGG
The window above is part of the Methanofastidiosum sp. genome. Proteins encoded here:
- a CDS encoding radical SAM protein, which codes for MIRNKLMDIGLYSLTLNPIIKYSINQITTKCAKCNKTVLEQIINSIETGEDPKLCNRCSLLFRLYVPWIPILHLFGFAVSRESFENVPTFNEGYSLKSYSLGAHSFLKGVSSFGYRKPLIFNSPISVVLELTRLCNLNCNYCYVNTFNSDLNKQKYNLDLSTEEWFKAIDILKETGVASLVFSGGEPLIRDDFFTIASYSNKLGFATSLATNGTLLDEDMAKNIKESGISYVEISIFSSIEETNDAHRKNDSFMKSINAIKFCKEQGITVGLSLTLTSLVKDEVSSFLELAKNTGTDVCIFLNYVPHGNGNDPLALNNGDKEKVLIEILNKRNEYDQYFRKIVVLQAPEISQLHFEKQNNKELMQIGFTKFDKPGWGRFIEYVGGCSAGRFLLAVSNEGAIMPCPFLRMDLGNVLEVDLDSIWRDNIALTQMRDRKRWEGKCGTCKYKIVCGGCRARAYINSKNILAEDPSCSYTGF